A region of Campylobacter armoricus DNA encodes the following proteins:
- a CDS encoding trans-sulfuration enzyme family protein, whose protein sequence is MNNKTKLIHLGRGDQNAEVRSVNPTLMRASTILFKDHATWQKYRELRKTDRVLSYGARGTATNFELEKLICELEGGYRAQLFPTGLAALAMVLLNYASKDAHFLITDAIYGPVRTICDLFLAKMGVEIDFLKADASDVEEKIKPNTKLILCESPGSILYEIIDLPKLCEIAHKHNIPVAIDNTYSSGYFLNPLELGVDISVIAATKYLSGHSDVTMGIVVINEKEWKNFDKLPEALGFTTSPDDCYLVLRGMRTLDVRMKAHEKSADEVVEFLQSRKEVKTIFYPKLKTHLNHEVFMRDHKGANGMVTIEFADGISKEQAIKFVDDLEYFSIGASWGGYESLATVTTPPRTATDWSARGPFVRFHIGLEDSKDLIADLKQAFEKINF, encoded by the coding sequence ATGAATAACAAAACTAAATTAATCCATCTAGGAAGAGGCGATCAAAACGCTGAAGTAAGATCAGTCAATCCAACTCTAATGCGTGCATCAACTATACTTTTTAAAGATCATGCTACTTGGCAAAAATACCGCGAGCTAAGAAAAACAGATCGTGTTTTGAGTTATGGTGCTAGAGGGACAGCTACAAATTTTGAGCTTGAAAAACTAATTTGTGAGCTTGAAGGGGGCTATAGAGCGCAACTTTTCCCAACAGGACTTGCAGCACTTGCTATGGTGCTTTTAAATTATGCTAGTAAAGATGCTCATTTTTTAATCACCGATGCTATTTATGGACCTGTTAGAACAATTTGTGATTTATTTTTAGCAAAAATGGGTGTAGAAATTGACTTTTTAAAAGCTGATGCAAGTGATGTGGAAGAAAAAATTAAACCAAATACAAAATTAATCCTTTGTGAAAGTCCAGGCTCTATACTTTATGAAATCATAGATTTACCAAAACTTTGTGAAATTGCACATAAGCACAATATCCCAGTAGCTATTGATAATACTTATTCAAGTGGATATTTTTTAAATCCACTTGAGCTTGGAGTGGATATTTCAGTGATTGCTGCGACTAAATATTTAAGTGGACATTCAGATGTTACTATGGGTATAGTGGTAATTAATGAAAAAGAATGGAAAAATTTTGACAAATTACCTGAAGCTTTAGGATTTACTACAAGTCCAGATGATTGTTATTTAGTGCTTCGTGGTATGAGAACTTTAGATGTTAGAATGAAAGCTCATGAAAAAAGTGCAGATGAGGTAGTAGAGTTTTTGCAAAGTAGAAAAGAAGTTAAAACCATCTTTTATCCAAAATTAAAAACTCATCTAAACCATGAAGTCTTTATGCGTGATCACAAAGGTGCTAATGGTATGGTAACTATTGAATTTGCAGATGGTATTTCTAAAGAACAAGCTATTAAATTCGTAGATGATTTAGAGTATTTTTCAATCGGTGCAAGCTGGGGTGGATATGAGAGTTTAGCTACCGTTACTACTCCACCTAGAACTGCAACAGATTGGAGTGCTAGAGGTCCTTTTGTGAGATTTCACATAGGTCTTGAAGATAGTAAAGATTTGATTGCTGATTTAAAACAAGCATTTGAAAAAATAAATTTTTAA
- the purB gene encoding adenylosuccinate lyase: MGVSVFDMRLLQDSWSTPAMRAIFSEENRIQKWLDVEAALAKAQAKLGIIPSEAATEIAKKAHYKFMDMDFIFAEFKKTKHPLVPTVRGLEKACENGLGEYVHFGVTTQDIIDTGIVLQFKEAMALIKQDLKDIAKNLVKIAKEHKNTAMMGRTLALQALPITFGHKVAIWLSELNRHYERINELEKRLYVGLIVGAVGTKASLSEKANEVEKLTLESLGLEVPDISWQPARDRFIELGYVLGNINATFNKIAHQLLILAHNEIDEIAEPFGKGQVGSSTMPHKRNPAVSENAVTVSNALRANIAILSDIERHEHERDGQVWKMEWKLLPEAFLMLSVVLANMKFVFDDLEVKKDKMLKNLNTLNGFVLAERVMFALSDHYGKQHAHEIVYENAMRGIENHKTFKEVLLEDERVSKVLSEKDIDVLMDATTYVGYAPKLVDEFLEKIANSEILK; this comes from the coding sequence ATGGGTGTGAGTGTATTTGATATGAGGTTGCTTCAAGATTCTTGGAGCACCCCTGCAATGAGGGCTATTTTTAGTGAAGAAAATAGAATTCAAAAATGGCTTGATGTAGAAGCTGCTTTGGCAAAGGCTCAAGCAAAACTTGGCATTATCCCTAGTGAAGCAGCTACAGAAATAGCTAAAAAAGCTCATTATAAATTTATGGATATGGATTTTATTTTTGCTGAGTTTAAAAAAACCAAACATCCTTTAGTTCCGACCGTGCGTGGTTTGGAAAAAGCTTGTGAAAATGGTTTGGGAGAATATGTGCATTTTGGAGTTACTACTCAAGATATTATAGATACAGGCATAGTTTTGCAATTTAAAGAAGCTATGGCTTTAATTAAGCAAGATTTAAAAGATATAGCTAAAAATTTAGTAAAAATCGCAAAAGAGCATAAAAACACTGCGATGATGGGAAGAACTTTAGCTTTACAAGCTTTACCTATAACTTTTGGACACAAAGTTGCAATTTGGCTAAGTGAGCTTAATCGCCATTATGAAAGAATAAACGAGCTTGAAAAAAGATTATATGTGGGATTAATCGTAGGTGCAGTAGGAACTAAAGCAAGTTTGAGTGAAAAGGCTAATGAAGTAGAAAAACTTACTTTGGAAAGCTTAGGTTTAGAAGTTCCTGATATTTCTTGGCAACCAGCAAGAGATCGTTTCATCGAGCTTGGTTATGTTTTAGGCAATATAAATGCAACCTTTAATAAAATTGCACATCAGCTTTTAATTTTAGCTCATAATGAAATCGATGAAATTGCCGAACCTTTTGGAAAAGGTCAAGTAGGAAGCTCTACTATGCCACATAAAAGAAACCCAGCGGTAAGTGAAAATGCAGTAACGGTAAGTAATGCTCTAAGAGCAAATATTGCAATTTTAAGCGATATAGAAAGACATGAGCATGAAAGAGATGGTCAAGTTTGGAAAATGGAATGGAAGCTTTTGCCAGAAGCGTTTTTAATGCTTTCAGTAGTATTAGCAAATATGAAATTTGTCTTTGATGATTTAGAAGTTAAAAAAGACAAAATGTTAAAAAATCTTAATACGCTTAATGGCTTTGTATTAGCAGAACGCGTGATGTTTGCTTTGAGTGATCATTATGGTAAGCAACACGCACATGAAATTGTTTATGAAAATGCTATGAGAGGTATAGAAAATCATAAAACTTTCAAAGAGGTTTTACTTGAAGATGAGCGTGTGAGTAAGGTTTTAAGTGAAAAAGACATTGATGTTTTAATGGATGCTACAACTTATGTAGGATACGCACCAAAATTAGTAGATGAATTTTTGGAAAAAATTGCAAATTCTGAAATTTTAAAGTAG